The Chryseobacterium aureum genome contains a region encoding:
- the rho gene encoding transcription termination factor Rho produces the protein MFNIETLRSKSVTELTKILKDLGVKVARTSNENDKIFAILDFQASNPKVAKDYFNATETTSVTTEEAPAEKPAKAPARKAAPKKTAAKPKTSTNTKAPAEEPKAEEKAEEKVPASEEVKPEEPKPEIAAATTEESAATAQAKKKRKRVSANTVNAEVSQERPETPKNTEPQEPAQAEEKPNNPPQQQANRPQKGHNHPQNSGNQHKNQNQNQQHQNQNQNQNRHSEKAEEQHDHKKEFNFDGLVSIEGVLEILPDNYGFLRSSDFSYISSPDDVYVSTAQIRNYGLKTGDTVKGIVRLPKEGEKYFSLLKPTEVNGRDLAFIKDRVAFEYLTPLFPEEKFNLAGNNSTISTRIVDLFAPIGKGQRAMIVAQPKTGKTMLLKDIANSIAANHPEVYMMVLLIDERPEEVTDMERSVNAEVIASTFDEAAEKHVKVANLVLAKAQRMVECGHDVVILLDSITRLARAYNTVTPASGKVLSGGVDANALHKPKRFFGAARKIEGGGSLTIIATALIDTGSKMDEVIFEEFKGTGNMELQLDRKIANRRIYPAIDLISSSTRRDDLLLDEVTSQRMWIFRKYLSEMNPVEAMEFVNKNIKGTLNNEEFLMSMNK, from the coding sequence ATGTTTAACATAGAAACGTTAAGGTCAAAATCCGTAACGGAACTGACTAAAATCTTAAAAGATTTGGGCGTTAAAGTTGCAAGAACCAGCAATGAAAATGACAAGATCTTTGCTATTCTTGACTTTCAGGCTTCTAACCCTAAAGTTGCAAAAGATTATTTCAACGCCACAGAAACTACCAGTGTAACCACTGAAGAGGCTCCAGCAGAAAAACCTGCTAAAGCCCCGGCAAGAAAAGCTGCTCCTAAAAAAACCGCAGCCAAGCCAAAAACAAGCACCAATACAAAAGCTCCGGCAGAAGAACCTAAAGCAGAAGAGAAAGCAGAAGAAAAGGTTCCCGCTTCTGAAGAAGTAAAACCGGAAGAACCAAAACCTGAAATAGCTGCAGCCACAACAGAAGAGTCAGCAGCAACCGCTCAGGCAAAAAAGAAAAGAAAAAGAGTTTCTGCCAATACAGTGAATGCAGAAGTGTCTCAGGAAAGACCAGAAACTCCAAAAAACACAGAACCTCAAGAGCCTGCCCAGGCTGAAGAAAAGCCGAACAATCCCCCTCAACAACAGGCTAACAGACCTCAAAAAGGACACAACCATCCACAGAACAGTGGAAACCAGCATAAAAATCAAAACCAGAACCAGCAGCATCAAAACCAAAATCAGAATCAAAACAGACATTCTGAAAAGGCAGAGGAGCAGCACGACCATAAAAAAGAATTCAATTTCGATGGATTGGTAAGTATAGAAGGGGTTTTGGAAATCTTACCGGATAACTACGGATTTTTACGTTCTTCAGATTTCAGCTATATCTCTTCTCCGGATGATGTGTATGTATCTACAGCGCAAATCAGGAATTATGGGTTGAAAACGGGAGATACCGTGAAAGGAATTGTAAGGCTTCCAAAAGAAGGGGAAAAATACTTTTCATTATTAAAACCTACGGAAGTTAACGGCCGCGATCTTGCCTTTATCAAAGACCGTGTTGCTTTTGAATATCTTACTCCGCTTTTCCCTGAAGAAAAATTTAATTTGGCAGGAAACAATTCTACGATTTCTACCAGAATTGTAGATCTGTTTGCACCTATTGGAAAAGGTCAGAGAGCAATGATCGTTGCACAGCCTAAAACGGGTAAGACGATGTTGCTGAAAGATATTGCCAATTCTATTGCAGCCAACCATCCGGAAGTATACATGATGGTTCTTCTGATCGATGAACGTCCGGAAGAGGTTACAGATATGGAAAGAAGCGTAAATGCAGAGGTAATTGCCTCTACATTTGATGAAGCAGCAGAAAAACACGTAAAAGTAGCCAACCTTGTTCTTGCGAAAGCACAAAGAATGGTAGAATGCGGGCATGATGTAGTAATTTTACTGGATTCTATTACAAGACTGGCCAGAGCATACAACACGGTAACACCTGCATCGGGTAAAGTTCTATCCGGTGGGGTAGATGCTAACGCGCTTCACAAACCGAAAAGATTCTTCGGAGCAGCAAGAAAAATTGAAGGAGGAGGATCTCTTACCATTATTGCTACGGCACTGATTGATACAGGATCTAAAATGGATGAAGTTATTTTTGAAGAATTCAAAGGTACCGGTAACATGGAACTTCAGTTGGACAGAAAAATTGCAAACAGAAGAATTTATCCTGCTATCGACCTCATTTCTTCCAGCACCCGTAGAGATGATCTGCTTCTGGATGAAGTGACTTCTCAGAGAATGTGGATCTTCAGAAAATATCTTTCTGAAATGAACCCTGTAGAAGCCATGGAATTTGTTAATAAAAACATCAAAGGAACTCTGAATAATGAAGAATTCCTGATGTCTATGAATAAATAA
- a CDS encoding superoxide dismutase, translating to MSFELPKLGYAYDALEPTIDAKTMEIHHTKHHQAYIDNLNKAIEGTELAGKTIEEICQTGTDKPAVRNNGGGHFNHSLFWEILTPGGSKEPVGNVKAAIENYGGLEKFKTDFSEAAKTRFGSGWAWLVKNADGSVSVSSTPNQDNPLMPVADVKGTPVLGLDVWEHAYYLNYQNRRPDYVSAFFDVVNWDKVEELFNK from the coding sequence ATGTCATTTGAATTACCAAAACTAGGATATGCATATGATGCATTAGAGCCGACTATTGATGCAAAAACTATGGAAATCCACCATACAAAGCATCACCAGGCATACATTGACAATTTAAATAAAGCAATAGAAGGAACTGAGCTGGCAGGAAAAACAATCGAAGAAATCTGCCAGACAGGAACTGACAAGCCAGCGGTAAGAAATAATGGAGGAGGACACTTCAATCACTCTTTATTCTGGGAAATTTTAACGCCTGGAGGAAGCAAAGAACCTGTAGGAAATGTAAAAGCGGCTATCGAAAACTACGGAGGTCTTGAAAAATTCAAAACTGATTTTTCTGAGGCTGCTAAAACAAGATTCGGTTCAGGATGGGCTTGGCTGGTAAAAAATGCTGACGGTTCTGTATCTGTATCTTCTACCCCTAATCAGGACAACCCATTAATGCCTGTAGCAGACGTTAAAGGAACTCCGGTTTTAGGATTAGATGTTTGGGAGCACGCTTATTATTTAAACTACCAAAACAGAAGACCTGACTATGTTTCTGCATTTTTCGATGTAGTAAACTGGGATAAAGTGGAAGAATTATTCAACAAATAA
- a CDS encoding DUF6146 family protein: MKNIVLLVMIVLIPFSCFSQEIPKKDQQQNEMKPSKNEDGEWDLTVIDTQFDYFLSAVARPISQYTESYLKTKNTFLVNEWNSYYHSGRYRNIIESGIDYDPKENYGIKFEYKLYQVFVYVNWKYKLRMNGLSGSDAIR; the protein is encoded by the coding sequence ATGAAAAATATTGTTTTATTAGTAATGATTGTGCTGATACCTTTCAGCTGTTTTTCTCAGGAAATCCCGAAGAAAGATCAACAGCAAAATGAAATGAAACCTTCTAAAAATGAAGACGGCGAATGGGATCTTACGGTTATTGATACGCAGTTTGATTATTTTCTGAGTGCTGTAGCCCGACCCATCAGCCAGTACACAGAATCTTATCTGAAGACGAAAAACACATTTCTGGTGAATGAATGGAACAGCTATTATCATTCCGGCAGATACAGAAATATCATAGAATCCGGGATAGATTATGATCCCAAAGAAAATTACGGGATCAAGTTTGAATATAAATTATACCAGGTTTTCGTGTATGTGAACTGGAAATATAAATTAAGAATGAACGGATTATCCGGAAGCGATGCCATAAGATAG
- a CDS encoding endonuclease/exonuclease/phosphatase family protein — MKRFSSLFAILISIMAFSQQQGKLRKVATVGFLNVENLWDTIRSADYIDGTKDIKNPAFHRSIPIDSIKFLEAEKYDGPWSDGALKGKKAVREQSGSEEFTPKSAKNYGTKIYKAKLANEAKVISEMGAQYTKTAPAVVGLIEVENRQVIQDLVNEPALKKYDYGIIHYNSYDYRGIDVALIYQKRRFTPTNSLKKELVIYGDNGRREYTRDILVVTGFLDNEKVAFFMNHWPSRRGGEAISLPKRNAAAALLKQQMDSVRAADPTTKLFAMGDFNDDPVSPSLKNHLKAQASPKDLSEETPYLNLMYPLYKKGVASLAYQDAPNLFDQIIVSKNVISDQVTKEYSVYKAEIFAPAYLVNKEGNYKGYPFRSWNGDQFTGGYSDHFPAFVVLQKEP; from the coding sequence ATGAAGAGATTTTCGAGTCTGTTTGCCATCCTTATTTCGATTATGGCATTCTCACAACAACAAGGAAAACTGAGAAAAGTAGCTACCGTAGGTTTTTTAAACGTAGAAAACCTTTGGGACACGATTCGCTCAGCAGATTATATCGACGGAACCAAAGACATCAAGAATCCTGCTTTTCACAGAAGTATTCCTATTGATTCTATTAAGTTTTTGGAAGCTGAAAAATATGACGGACCATGGAGTGACGGTGCCTTAAAAGGAAAAAAAGCAGTAAGAGAACAAAGTGGTTCCGAAGAGTTTACTCCAAAGAGTGCCAAGAACTACGGAACTAAAATTTATAAGGCAAAACTCGCCAACGAAGCAAAGGTCATTTCCGAAATGGGAGCACAATATACCAAAACAGCTCCCGCGGTAGTAGGCCTAATTGAGGTTGAAAACAGACAGGTGATCCAGGATCTTGTGAACGAGCCTGCATTAAAAAAATACGATTACGGAATCATTCATTACAATTCTTATGACTACAGAGGAATTGATGTTGCCTTAATTTATCAGAAAAGAAGATTTACCCCTACCAATTCATTAAAAAAAGAACTGGTAATCTACGGTGACAACGGAAGAAGAGAATATACCAGAGATATCCTTGTGGTAACAGGATTTTTAGATAATGAGAAAGTAGCATTTTTCATGAACCACTGGCCTTCAAGAAGAGGGGGCGAAGCCATTTCTTTACCTAAAAGAAATGCTGCCGCTGCTTTACTAAAACAGCAGATGGACAGTGTGAGAGCTGCGGACCCAACAACCAAGCTTTTTGCCATGGGAGATTTTAATGATGACCCCGTAAGCCCAAGTCTAAAGAATCATCTGAAAGCTCAGGCCAGCCCTAAAGATCTAAGTGAGGAAACTCCTTATCTTAACCTGATGTATCCTTTATATAAGAAAGGAGTAGCATCTCTTGCTTATCAGGATGCGCCCAACCTGTTTGATCAGATTATCGTTTCTAAAAATGTAATTTCAGATCAGGTAACTAAAGAATATTCTGTATACAAAGCAGAAATTTTCGCCCCTGCTTATCTGGTTAATAAAGAAGGAAATTATAAAGGGTATCCTTTCAGATCCTGGAACGGAGATCAGTTTACAGGAGGCTATAGTGACCACTTCCCGGCATTTGTAGTTCTCCAGAAAGAACCATAA
- a CDS encoding carboxypeptidase-like regulatory domain-containing protein, with protein MIKKLSLISLFTLLPASYYYAQTTVFAYLKDADGKPVEQASVDLKGAGNDAKADKIGYFQFTDLMPGHYQIMVTKPNFETKIFEFDVTSDEKRKDLGVITLYSALNGADQGLAIVEDSGESDSGGAQQTATVGLLQSSQDVFNRIASFDLGPYWFRPRGIDSRTGENMINGVSMAAADNGDVDFSTWGGLNEITRYPEISANHAPSEYAFGGTTGVFYKNTKASEYRKGSQLTYSLTNRNYTNRLSYRFSSGMNKNGWAFTGMIARRWAQEGIQDGTAYDAYSGYVGIEKKFSDSHTMTLNAIGSKYSRSSSSPSTQEVYDFRGVHYNSYWGWQNGDKRNERVKRGFQPMIQLQDFWKINKNSQLWTSVSYQFGKEYSSRLDWYRANNPSPTYYRNLPSYWLNYTNPAPEQAANIGITRDWWTNDDQSHTQINWDNLYNANRNVEYNAFLGGRRAAYFLVDDVKDDKVWNVATHYTYNFNDTSRFILNLSYQNYRSEQYREVNDLLGADFALNMDPFASNTTAGSVWGKFNTRESDTDVAKREGDKIGYSYIFRRQEFKINPAFKFSTGKFDVFISGLFGYTTNSREGLFQHYLYESSYGKGADQNFWNAGIKGQVTYKINGRNFLVYNGAYFSQSPFLNDIYFNTRVSGVTTPGIKNVVIDANDLSYVISTPVLKLRLTGYLVNTQNETSVQRYFAQGVKLTTLTESGDQAPIQDGAFITQVLAGANKRNMGIELGAQLKVTPTLTASGLLSLGQYTYTNNPTVYFASDAVGTFRELDGNGNIVSRSYTNMGEATLKNYRQGGTPQEAYTLGLRYSSPKYWWLGATWNYFGHSFLDPSPVTRTARFYTNPNTPGVPYDNVTEEELARVLTPTKLPSAFFFNVNAGKSWMIGKYYVLVSASVNNILNNRNFITGGFEQTRNVNYTDYANDYDSGNMVFAPKYWYNQGRSYFVNLQFRF; from the coding sequence ATGATTAAAAAACTATCATTGATCTCTTTATTTACTTTGCTGCCTGCGTCATACTATTATGCGCAGACAACAGTGTTTGCGTATCTTAAGGATGCGGATGGCAAGCCTGTGGAGCAAGCAAGTGTAGATTTAAAAGGAGCAGGAAATGATGCAAAGGCAGACAAAATCGGTTATTTCCAATTTACTGATTTGATGCCCGGACATTATCAGATTATGGTTACAAAACCCAATTTCGAAACTAAAATTTTTGAATTTGACGTAACTAGTGATGAGAAAAGAAAAGATCTTGGAGTAATTACTCTTTATTCTGCACTGAATGGTGCAGACCAGGGTTTGGCTATTGTAGAGGATTCGGGAGAAAGTGACAGCGGTGGTGCACAGCAGACAGCAACCGTAGGTTTATTACAGTCTTCGCAGGATGTTTTCAACAGAATTGCAAGTTTCGATTTAGGACCATACTGGTTCCGTCCAAGAGGAATTGATAGCAGAACAGGTGAGAATATGATCAATGGGGTTTCTATGGCTGCTGCAGATAATGGAGACGTAGACTTCAGTACATGGGGAGGTTTGAACGAAATTACCCGTTATCCGGAAATTTCTGCTAACCACGCACCTTCAGAATATGCTTTCGGAGGAACTACCGGTGTTTTTTACAAAAATACGAAAGCCAGCGAGTACAGAAAAGGAAGCCAGCTAACCTACTCTCTTACCAACAGAAACTATACCAACAGATTGTCTTACAGATTCTCTTCCGGAATGAATAAGAACGGATGGGCATTTACAGGAATGATCGCAAGAAGATGGGCACAGGAAGGGATTCAGGATGGTACGGCATACGATGCATACAGCGGATATGTTGGTATTGAGAAGAAATTCAGCGACAGCCATACCATGACTTTAAATGCTATTGGTTCTAAATATTCAAGAAGCTCTTCCAGTCCAAGTACTCAGGAAGTATATGATTTCAGAGGCGTTCATTACAACTCCTACTGGGGATGGCAAAACGGAGATAAAAGAAATGAAAGAGTGAAAAGAGGTTTCCAGCCGATGATCCAATTACAGGATTTCTGGAAAATCAACAAAAACTCTCAGTTATGGACTTCTGTTTCTTACCAGTTCGGTAAAGAATACAGCTCAAGGTTAGATTGGTACAGAGCCAACAACCCGTCTCCAACCTATTACCGTAACTTGCCAAGTTATTGGTTAAACTATACCAACCCGGCACCTGAACAGGCTGCGAACATCGGGATTACCAGAGACTGGTGGACAAATGATGATCAGTCCCACACACAGATCAACTGGGATAATCTTTATAACGCCAACAGAAATGTAGAATACAATGCATTCCTTGGTGGAAGAAGAGCCGCATATTTTCTTGTGGATGATGTAAAAGATGATAAAGTATGGAATGTAGCAACGCATTATACGTATAACTTTAATGATACTTCCCGTTTTATCTTAAACTTATCGTACCAAAATTACAGATCTGAGCAGTATAGGGAAGTAAATGACCTTTTAGGTGCTGATTTTGCCCTGAATATGGATCCGTTTGCATCCAATACAACTGCGGGAAGCGTTTGGGGGAAATTTAACACAAGAGAAAGCGATACAGATGTTGCCAAAAGAGAAGGTGACAAAATAGGGTACAGCTATATTTTCAGAAGACAGGAATTTAAAATTAACCCTGCTTTCAAATTCTCTACAGGAAAATTTGATGTCTTCATTTCAGGATTATTCGGTTATACTACAAACAGCAGAGAGGGATTGTTCCAACACTATCTGTATGAGTCTTCTTACGGAAAAGGTGCAGATCAGAACTTCTGGAATGCAGGGATTAAAGGTCAGGTTACATACAAAATCAACGGTAGAAACTTCCTGGTGTATAACGGAGCTTACTTTTCACAGTCTCCTTTCTTGAATGATATTTATTTTAATACAAGAGTAAGTGGTGTTACTACGCCGGGGATCAAGAACGTTGTTATTGATGCCAATGATTTGAGCTACGTAATCTCTACTCCGGTTTTAAAACTTAGATTAACAGGTTACCTTGTTAATACTCAGAATGAAACAAGTGTACAAAGATATTTTGCGCAGGGAGTTAAGCTGACAACGCTTACTGAAAGCGGAGATCAGGCTCCTATTCAGGATGGTGCTTTCATTACGCAGGTCTTAGCTGGAGCTAATAAGAGAAACATGGGTATTGAGCTTGGTGCACAGCTGAAAGTGACACCTACATTAACGGCCAGTGGATTATTAAGCTTAGGACAGTATACGTATACAAACAATCCTACAGTTTATTTTGCATCTGATGCTGTGGGAACTTTCAGAGAGCTTGATGGAAACGGAAACATTGTATCAAGATCTTATACCAACATGGGGGAAGCTACGCTTAAAAACTACAGACAGGGTGGAACTCCTCAGGAAGCCTATACTTTAGGTCTTCGTTACAGCAGCCCTAAATACTGGTGGCTGGGAGCAACGTGGAACTATTTCGGACATTCTTTCCTGGATCCGTCTCCGGTAACCAGAACCGCAAGATTCTATACCAATCCTAATACACCCGGCGTACCTTATGACAATGTGACTGAGGAAGAGCTGGCAAGAGTTCTTACTCCTACAAAACTGCCTTCAGCATTCTTCTTCAATGTGAACGCAGGAAAGTCCTGGATGATCGGTAAGTATTATGTATTGGTGTCTGCCTCTGTAAATAATATCCTTAATAACAGAAACTTTATTACAGGAGGATTTGAACAGACGAGAAACGTTAACTATACTGACTATGCTAATGACTATGACAGCGGAAACATGGTATTCGCTCCTAAATATTGGTATAACCAGGGTAGATCTTATTTTGTGAACCTTCAATTCAGATTCTAA
- a CDS encoding DUF5689 domain-containing protein, which produces MKNIYFKAAVFSAISMLAFSSCVKTDDYDVPEIKCTNKFAAANHQLSELATIAKVKPAEADIIKEDYIVEAYVSSSDESGNIYKMMFLQDKPENPTQGIEIDIDGGNQYLDFPVGALVRINLKGLIVQGVNGNIKVGSYDPNYPIGRINPNKVSNYVARVCDGQKPVVAAMKPLEFASISDALKNGAHINQLVKIKNVQFEDPELTKTFADESATGDRYITDKKAGRLDLRFSNYATFAKSPISPKYAKSGDIVLLLSRYTGTSNTTTYTEQAYIRTLDDINFPNNRFNPGEPEAPSASAVNLFAGSDFENWATFLTSVNSFGLKPYATQGVGLGYNGTNSLQIKGVPANNDYVFTSGAATGIPAVPKRITMYIKGTATGKTLSFNVYKTNGTFYVFNLGTFSTGATLGVESANSYTGSINTNGQWRLVELTLTGLADVNTTAGKDMFAIKTGKDGVYDLQIDNIKIE; this is translated from the coding sequence ATGAAAAATATATATTTTAAAGCGGCGGTCTTTAGTGCCATTTCAATGCTGGCGTTCTCGTCTTGTGTAAAAACTGATGATTATGATGTGCCTGAAATTAAATGTACCAACAAATTTGCGGCCGCTAACCACCAGTTATCTGAGCTTGCAACCATTGCAAAAGTAAAACCTGCTGAAGCTGATATCATTAAAGAAGATTACATTGTTGAAGCTTATGTGTCTTCAAGTGATGAGTCAGGAAACATCTACAAAATGATGTTCCTTCAGGATAAGCCTGAAAACCCTACACAAGGTATCGAAATTGATATCGATGGAGGGAACCAGTATCTTGATTTCCCGGTAGGAGCTTTAGTAAGAATTAACCTGAAAGGATTAATCGTTCAGGGTGTGAATGGAAATATTAAAGTAGGTTCTTATGATCCTAACTATCCAATCGGTAGAATTAATCCAAATAAAGTTTCAAACTACGTTGCAAGAGTGTGTGACGGACAAAAGCCAGTTGTAGCTGCCATGAAGCCATTGGAGTTCGCTTCTATCTCTGATGCTCTTAAGAACGGTGCTCACATTAACCAGCTTGTAAAAATTAAAAACGTTCAGTTTGAAGATCCTGAGCTTACAAAAACTTTTGCTGATGAATCTGCTACAGGTGACCGTTATATTACAGATAAAAAAGCAGGAAGATTAGACCTTCGTTTCAGTAACTACGCTACTTTTGCAAAGTCTCCGATTTCTCCTAAATATGCAAAAAGCGGTGATATCGTTCTTCTTTTAAGCCGTTATACAGGGACAAGCAACACTACAACTTATACAGAGCAGGCTTATATCAGAACTCTTGATGATATCAACTTCCCGAACAACAGATTCAACCCAGGTGAGCCGGAAGCTCCTTCTGCTTCTGCTGTAAATCTTTTTGCAGGATCTGATTTTGAAAACTGGGCAACATTCCTGACAAGTGTAAACAGCTTCGGACTTAAGCCTTACGCTACACAAGGGGTTGGATTAGGATACAACGGTACAAACTCACTTCAGATTAAAGGAGTACCTGCAAATAATGACTATGTATTTACATCAGGTGCTGCTACCGGGATCCCGGCTGTACCAAAAAGAATCACGATGTATATCAAAGGTACTGCAACAGGAAAAACACTTTCTTTCAATGTATATAAAACAAATGGAACTTTCTATGTATTTAACTTAGGAACATTCTCTACAGGGGCTACTTTAGGTGTAGAAAGTGCTAACTCTTACACAGGGTCTATCAATACAAACGGACAATGGAGATTAGTTGAGCTTACTCTAACAGGTCTTGCAGATGTTAATACAACAGCAGGAAAAGATATGTTCGCTATTAAAACAGGAAAAGACGGAGTATATGATCTTCAGATTGACAACATCAAGATTGAGTAA